In the Arachis hypogaea cultivar Tifrunner chromosome 20, arahy.Tifrunner.gnm2.J5K5, whole genome shotgun sequence genome, ttttgtgactatgcTTCATAGGTGTTTAATTACTAGCATGTTAACagttaagaagaaaaataaacactgaaaaaaaaaaagaaccaccATGATTTCACAATAGATGATGAAGTTAATAATTACAAAAACAGcaattaagtaattttattaaaaacttaTTAGATCTGGAAGAACATGATGTTGATGAGGATTATAAGGCACAATGCTATTATAAGAATCCAGTTCCAAAAATGGATTATAATTATTagtagcagcagcagcaacaacaacagcactGCTCATTTGATCAAATGCCACGTCATCATCAAACACTTCCCACTGATCAGTAatcactgtcttcttcatcaagaaATCATTCTCTCTAACAACAATTGCCAtctcttcattcatcttcttaacaacatcatcatcattttcatctttttcatccatgttcttattcttcttcttcttctcattcacGCCATCAATTATTCCTTTCAATTCTTTTACATCTTTCTCAGCCACCCTCAAGATCTTGGGAGAATCAGAAACATTAAGAACCCCAATCTCCCTACAGAATTCGAAATACAAGGCGAGTTTATCGCCTTGCATTTCGCCTTTCTCGATGATCCGAAGCGCGGTTCCGGCTTCAACCGTTCCTCCCAtatcaaaaatttttagaatCACTCTCTCCATTCCCTTGCAGTAGCTATCATAAACTTCAAGAACCTCGTCGATTACGCAATCCATGGCTTCAAGAACAAGCACAACGTGCATGGAAGGATTTCGCGGCTTCACATGAAGGATCGCGTCGATCAAACCTTGAAGTTTCTCTAAATTCTGTAACTCCTCCGCCAGAGTCTCCTCCGTTTTCTTCCCCGGCTTCCGCTTCCTCGCCGCCTGAGCGCAAACGTACGATGACTTGAGATCCAAGTAACTGTAATAGGCACGGATGAAAGCGTTGTATCCCCACGCTTTTTCGGGGTTTAAGTGACCGTCGCTAAAGTGTGTCATATCAAATGGAAGCCTTCTTAGCATTTGAACGGTTGGAAGGTCGAAACAGAACACGCCATGGATGAGCATTAGTCCTTTAATGGCGACAACCCAGCTATGAGTCTTTTCCATCCTCGTTGACAATGTGTAGAGAAGAGGTTTCAGGTACAATGGCGAGCTTCGCAGCCATTGGAACACCCTTTGTATGCTCTTGTAATCCATACATTGCTCGTTATGGCTCGTCGCCTTTATCACCACTCTCTCCAGATCTGGGTGGCCGTGCGGCGAGAATTTCGCCACCAAAATGCTGTAATTGTCCTTGAGAGCTCCGGCCGCCCTCTTCCATATCCTCATCTTTATAATATTCTTTGTAAGTAAATAAAAAGGGACAGaaaaagctcaacacaataaagtgGAACAGTCAAAGACTGGGCGAGAATATTcgagaggaaaaagaaaagaacaaaggAAGGAGGGGAATGATAGTTGTGTTGTGAGATTCCCCTGATTGGGTTTGTGTATGAATTAATGTGTAAAATGGAATTGGAGATTGGATTCAAACTTGGCTGAACAGAAAGCTTGGGTTCTTGTGGTGGTGCTGCTCAAGCTGCACAGCCTGTGATGTGTTGTAATGTTGAACTGTTTTGTCTTGGCGGGGCATTTTTGGAATGTACGCGTTGGAAATAGTCAAGGGTTGTTTAGCTGTTACAGTTACAACAATGTCTTTGACTTAATTCACAAGCCAATTCTAGACATTTTTGTGTGCAAATTTGGTTTCCGATTTTGTCCTTATTACAGATCTCTACCTATTAATAAAACTGAATCTAGAATTTTTCTTGCAATCTAATTTTTACTACACATTTCAACACGCTTTAGCGGGTTTTAGCCAAGATCACTCCTTAAATCACGTGTGTTAACTGCATACTTATGAACTCAATTGTTACTATTTTTAGAATTAATTACTTATATTACTCTTTTGAAACATATTGCAAAGATATCACTATTtttgtataataataattttttttattaaatggaATTGAGAGAAGAGATTAAATGGAATTGATGAATAAACTCAATCTAAAGTGAAAGATCTCAAATGAAACTAGCTGATACACGTGGCTTATATAGCAGCAAACTACAACTAACTTAGCCTCTAACTAACTGATCCTACGTGGCAAGTAAGAATAACTAACTCTACAACTATCATCTACTTAATTTAGTCACGCCAACCATGCATGCATGAGCTGAATTTGGCTGCATGAGGTTGCACCATATGCTGTGAGCTTCTCTTAAAACATAGATGCTATGTGCACACCAAAATTTGATAGAGAATATTATCCTCTGCTTCAAGTTACAGCAAGTTTTCCACAACTCCACAAGCATGGTTCACAAATAGTTTGCTACAACCTATGAAACAAGTAAAATTCAAGAGTGAATGGTGTTATAAGGATATGACTCTACACATTCATAATATTTCAATGGCTCACCTACACACTCAAATGATGACCTTCTTATCCATAATAATGCATGGAATGTGACTATGTGAGCAACTTTAGGCCATTCTAGAATGTAGAAACCTTGAAGAAATGTGAGACACTGgggtgcctcttcttcttctgaaaTTGAAAATGATTTCAGATTCTTACATTCTATAAAGTAGAGCCACTTGAGCACAGGGAGAGAGCCTAAGGAAAATGATGCCAGTGAGCAACAACTATTCCATATTTGTCAAAGATTCAAGTGCCGTGTAACTACGCAGGGATTCATGATTTGGGAATTCGAAGTTCTCACAATTTTTGAGGAAATGGTTGAAATGAAGGAGAACATCATCCATAAAATTCAGGACCAATAGTCTTCACTGAGATAATATCAAATATGATGAGTTCTTTAAGATTATGAAGCTGTCCAACAGGTGGTAGTGCAAATGAGGAATTACCTAACCAGTTGGGAAACCAGGTTCCACCATAGAATTTGATGGTTAGTTTGTTCAAGTTTGTTGAAGGCTGCAGGTGCTCCAATACAAGATCTAATGATAGATCTTCAAtttgttctttcttcttcataTTGGCTTGTGAAGCATCACAGGGGTCAACAATGTTTTGTAGCTTTGAAATGCAGAGCTTCCCCTGCAAACTGGGAAATTTTTGCAATTCTCCCACCTTCAATCCATTTTTCTGTCTGCTAACAACAAACCCAGATAAAGTTTGGAGACTTTTTTGTGCCGGTATCTCCTGCAATTGAGTTCCACTAATGTTGAGGTGGCGAAGATTCACCAACATTTCTATCTCCTCAGGTAATTCAGTGAGAAACTTACAATCAGACAACAGCAAGCTCTAAGTACCTTAGTAGCAGAGCAGGTTGCACATTTAAATTTGGCAGATCCCAAATGTTACTTCTAAGTACCTTATTCCAATCATTTTTCGACAATTTGGTGCGAAGAAGACCCCCCAATGCAACTGCAGCTAAAGGCAAACCATCACATTTTTTCCCAATTTCTCTTCCAATTCCTTCTAGGTTGGACCTTTCACTGGAATTATTTGCTCCAAATGCGTGTTCAGCAATCTTCACTATCAAGAGATGTCAAAtggaagaaaggaaaggtttGCATAGCAGAGTATTCAAGTTATCAGTATTTGTTGTTTTTGAGGTAACCGATTCAAGCACAGTCTTAATGACCCTGAAAACATCAAAATCCTTTGAAACACATGCCCATGCTTTTAAATCAAACTTGTCTttaacttcatcttcttctttccaaGAAGTGAAACATTAAGCTTCCTTCTCCTAAAGAAGTCCAAGAACTCATTGGAAATGATCTTATCCAATAACACCTGAACAGAAGCAGAGAGTAATGTCCCTCCCACAATAGCAGCAGCCATATAAGACCCTACAGTTGCCAGTAATTAACAGTATTAATTTACAAGAGAAGTAGTGTGTAAGTAAGGATTAATATATAGCACACAAATTTCTCACAAACAAGTTTCTTAGTATTTGATGAATTTACAATTATACTTTAATCAGTTAATGATGATTATTCTTAAGTAATTAGTAACAAGTTAGAACAAATGAATAGGATAAATAGAACACTATAAGAGGACCAAAATGTGGTTTATTGATTCTATCAGCAGATGTTATtataatctctctctctctaattttggaCCTCAGTaattaaagaagagagaaagagaaagacaaAGATGAATTCTTACCTTAGAAGTAGAATTTAGTCAAAAACCAAATGACATGATTAGAAGCAATTAGCAGAGCTTCTCTCAACTAAAATACTTCATTTCCTTCATATCCAGATCCAGCTGCTTCTTCTTTGATGAGAAGTCACTCAAAACTCAAAGTCAAAGACGAAGTCAACATCAACCttaacaaaaaaatcaataacaaatctgaattattatcattattattatttaaaagtaACTTAGGTAAAactttttaaagtttaaaatttaaaaataactaaagtaGAGCTTTctaaaattagtttatattttttaaaatttaaaagtctaatatattttatatattagttaatttttaaatttaaaaattaaatttatatcttttataataattttaaattttaaaaattattttattaaacataattattgttacttatatttattaaaaattatttttaatttaatttactgcGCTTTTTAAAAGcactcttttaaaaaataaaaggtttATAATGCCAAAACTACCTTTGCAATTGCATTTTGAGGGCATGCACATGGCGGCTCAACACCCAACAGCGGCGGTCCTCTTGTGTGAAGTGGTGATGGAGATCCTCTCTTGGATTCCTGCAAAGCCTGTCACGCGCCTGAAGCTTGTGTGCAAGTCATGGAACTCCATCATCTCCCACCCTCACTTCGTCAAACTTCACCTTCACCGTTCACCCAAAAATGCCATCGTCCTGTCTACGCTAACACCACCTTTCCCCAACAAAGAAGAAAAACAGAGCCTAGTGTTGAGTAGCGTTGAATCTTTCATCCAAAACCCATCATCCACTGTTGATGCTCAAGAGAATCGCCACTCTCTACACTTACAAGACTGGGTTTTGGATTCATGCAACGGGTTAGTTTGTGTGGCCCGTCTTCTTTTCCACCCCAACAACGATATTACCGATATCTGCTTTCGTTTATTGAACCCTCTCACAGGGTTTATTTCAGAGAACTCGCCGTGCTTACGTGTCAATGTGAATAATGTTTTTGGGTTTGGGTATGATGAGTCAAGTGACAGTTACAAGGTAGTGACTTTCATTCGGGATTCTTCTGGAACAGTAACTGCGCAAGTTTATAGCTTCCGTGGCAGTTCTTGGAAGACGATCAACAGTTTCCCTGCTTTTCCGTATTGTGTTGAAGCTAATGGCCAGTTCATCGGTGGCTCTCTTAATTGGCTAGGTGTCCGTAACCCGCATGGAGATGATTATCATTGGGCTGCTGTTACACTTGATatgttaataattttttcttttgaccTGAAATCGGATACACATAAACAGATTCTGCTTCCAAAGGGTATCAATGAGATCCCCCGTCAAGAGCCAACTCTGGGAGTTTGGGGAAATAGGCTGTATCTTCTTTATGATTACAAGAACACTCATTTTATTGCATGGCAAATGAAGGAGTTTGGAGATGAAAATTCTTGGACTCAATTGCTAAAGATTAGTTTTCACCATCTCGGTGTTGAAACGCTATTTCCAGAATTTATATTTGAGAATGGAAATATCTTCATGTTGAGAGGCAGGCATTGTTTTGAGGAAGTTTTTTATGACCGAAGAGATAATAGTGTTAAACGCACTAATATCTTGGCCAACAATTGTTACTTCATTGCATTTGATTATGTTGAGAGCTTGGTTCAGCCTTGTTAAAATTCAGTCAGCAAAGTTCAGGTCATTGTGATTATTTTGGGTGTTTCCTTACTTTGGCTACTTCTTGTTGTTGGATCCAAATTGTAGAcggatcacttttattttggcTGCAAACTTTATATATACAAGTGCATAAAATTCTAGCATTCTTATTGCTACTTGTTGCATAAGTTTATTAATTTTTGCTAATGGTTGGATGAAGTTTACAGACAAATTGATTTTTTCATTAGTTAGAATCTAGAACATGATTTTCGCGACCA is a window encoding:
- the LOC112786597 gene encoding F-box/kelch-repeat protein At3g23880-like; this encodes MAAQHPTAAVLLCEVVMEILSWIPAKPVTRLKLVCKSWNSIISHPHFVKLHLHRSPKNAIVLSTLTPPFPNKEEKQSLVLSSVESFIQNPSSTVDAQENRHSLHLQDWVLDSCNGLVCVARLLFHPNNDITDICFRLLNPLTGFISENSPCLRVNVNNVFGFGYDESSDSYKVVTFIRDSSGTVTAQVYSFRGSSWKTINSFPAFPYCVEANGQFIGGSLNWLGVRNPHGDDYHWAAVTLDMLIIFSFDLKSDTHKQILLPKGINEIPRQEPTLGVWGNRLYLLYDYKNTHFIAWQMKEFGDENSWTQLLKISFHHLGVETLFPEFIFENGNIFMLRGRHCFEEVFYDRRDNSVKRTNILANNCYFIAFDYVESLVQPC
- the LOC112786596 gene encoding putative clathrin assembly protein At1g25240, which produces MRIWKRAAGALKDNYSILVAKFSPHGHPDLERVVIKATSHNEQCMDYKSIQRVFQWLRSSPLYLKPLLYTLSTRMEKTHSWVVAIKGLMLIHGVFCFDLPTVQMLRRLPFDMTHFSDGHLNPEKAWGYNAFIRAYYSYLDLKSSYVCAQAARKRKPGKKTEETLAEELQNLEKLQGLIDAILHVKPRNPSMHVVLVLEAMDCVIDEVLEVYDSYCKGMERVILKIFDMGGTVEAGTALRIIEKGEMQGDKLALYFEFCREIGVLNVSDSPKILRVAEKDMNEEMAIVVRENDFLMKKTVITDQWEVFDDDVAFDQMSSAVVVAAAATNNYNPFLELDSYNSIVPYNPHQHHVLPDLISF